The Streptomyces sp. Mut1 genome window below encodes:
- a CDS encoding M60 family metallopeptidase — MRKPSNPLAPATASPAGTAAPLGRRAVLAAAAGAGTVAALGITATTASASAPATTASSRAAGRPASVTVTARPAAEAERLRLGQALRGSEFQPTGLYAPAGTPLSLTVRPHDGLVPTLWIGAWDYYGEITEPRGYPLARGANTVTDPHGGPVYLTLTGHGERADVLFRSGAVRMPVFTLGRTTEADYRHQLDTLTASPWVELHAPHTIMTLTREGALLYRDEDHAALLRLVETIIDSHARISGLDGSKPVHRRKAGPYHFTEVSKVPTGVGAYATHGYNGFPRAYLDRATTVEGLRTRGWGLYHELGHLHQQMAYKPGGLTEVTVNIYSLAAQRTLKQPSNLLTVDPETGLTVFQTSRAKFGTDGLAYEKSFGAYEKLVPLRQLELAFGEDFWPRLHKLVREENPQSDYTQDAKRYRALATYSSRIAGYDLTDFYVNTWAFPIDAVGRAELAALNLPRPPVDPSTLSD, encoded by the coding sequence ATGCGTAAGCCCAGCAACCCCCTCGCCCCGGCCACCGCCTCCCCCGCCGGCACCGCTGCCCCCCTGGGCCGCCGGGCCGTCCTCGCCGCAGCCGCGGGCGCGGGAACGGTGGCGGCGCTCGGCATCACCGCGACCACCGCCTCCGCATCCGCACCCGCCACCACCGCCTCGTCACGGGCCGCGGGCCGCCCGGCCTCCGTGACCGTCACGGCCCGCCCCGCCGCCGAGGCCGAACGGCTGCGGCTGGGGCAGGCGTTGCGCGGCTCGGAGTTCCAGCCGACCGGCCTGTACGCGCCCGCCGGCACCCCGCTCTCGCTGACCGTCCGGCCGCACGACGGCCTGGTCCCCACACTCTGGATCGGCGCCTGGGACTACTACGGCGAGATCACCGAACCCCGCGGCTATCCGCTGGCCCGGGGCGCCAACACGGTGACCGACCCGCACGGCGGACCGGTCTACCTGACCCTCACCGGGCACGGCGAGCGAGCCGATGTGCTGTTCCGGTCCGGCGCGGTCCGCATGCCGGTCTTCACCCTGGGCCGCACCACCGAGGCCGACTACCGGCACCAGCTGGACACGCTGACCGCGTCGCCCTGGGTGGAGCTGCACGCCCCGCACACGATCATGACGCTGACCCGCGAGGGCGCGCTGCTGTACCGCGACGAGGACCACGCCGCGCTGCTCCGGCTGGTCGAGACGATCATCGACTCGCACGCCCGGATCAGCGGCCTGGACGGCTCGAAGCCGGTGCACCGCAGGAAGGCGGGGCCGTACCACTTCACCGAGGTCAGCAAGGTCCCGACCGGGGTCGGCGCCTACGCCACGCACGGGTACAACGGCTTCCCGCGCGCCTACCTGGACCGGGCCACCACGGTCGAGGGCCTGCGCACCCGGGGCTGGGGGCTGTACCACGAGCTCGGCCACCTCCATCAGCAGATGGCGTACAAGCCGGGCGGCCTGACCGAGGTCACGGTGAACATCTACTCGCTGGCCGCGCAGCGCACCCTGAAGCAGCCGTCGAACCTGCTGACGGTCGACCCGGAGACCGGTCTGACGGTGTTCCAGACCTCGCGCGCCAAGTTCGGCACGGACGGACTCGCCTACGAGAAGTCCTTCGGCGCGTACGAGAAGCTCGTGCCGCTGCGTCAGCTGGAGCTCGCCTTCGGGGAGGACTTCTGGCCCCGGCTGCACAAGCTGGTGCGCGAGGAGAACCCGCAGTCCGACTACACGCAGGACGCCAAGCGCTACCGCGCGCTGGCCACGTACTCCAGCCGGATCGCGGGCTACGACCTGACGGACTTCTACGTGAACACCTGGGCATTCCCCATCGACGCCGTGGGCCGCGCCGAACTCGCCGCGCTGAACCTCCCCCGTCCGCCCGTCGACCCGAGCACACTCTCCGACTGA
- a CDS encoding GTP-binding protein has product MAYDDSSDGYGYPDHSGYGYGYADDASGNGYAHSTATSGYAEAPAAPEGFPVALKILVAGGFGVGKTTFVGAVSEIAPLSTEELLTQASAATDSLEGVESKTSTTVAMDFGRITLDEQHVLYLFGTPGQERFWFMWDELSQGALGAVVIADTRRLEECFAAVDFFERRGIGFIVAVNEFDDAYRYGPDEVRAALDLAPQVPVVLCDARVASSGTGTLVTLVQHLINATDETAPLPGHAGLGVRP; this is encoded by the coding sequence ATGGCTTACGACGACAGCTCTGACGGCTACGGCTACCCGGACCACTCCGGTTACGGCTACGGCTACGCGGACGACGCGTCCGGCAACGGGTACGCGCACTCCACCGCGACGTCCGGGTACGCCGAAGCCCCCGCCGCCCCCGAGGGCTTCCCCGTCGCGCTCAAGATCCTGGTGGCGGGCGGATTCGGGGTCGGCAAGACGACGTTCGTCGGAGCGGTCAGCGAAATCGCGCCCCTGAGCACCGAAGAGCTGCTGACACAGGCCAGTGCGGCCACCGACAGCCTGGAAGGCGTCGAGTCCAAGACCTCCACCACCGTGGCGATGGACTTCGGCCGCATCACACTGGACGAACAGCATGTGCTCTACCTGTTCGGCACACCGGGCCAGGAACGCTTCTGGTTTATGTGGGACGAACTCTCCCAGGGCGCGCTGGGAGCGGTGGTGATCGCGGACACCCGCAGACTGGAGGAGTGCTTCGCGGCCGTCGACTTCTTCGAACGACGCGGCATCGGATTCATCGTCGCCGTCAACGAGTTCGACGACGCCTACCGCTACGGCCCCGACGAGGTGCGGGCCGCGCTCGACCTGGCGCCCCAGGTGCCGGTCGTCCTGTGCGACGCGCGCGTCGCCAGCTCCGGCACCGGCACGCTCGTCACCCTCGTCCAGCACCTCATCAACGCCACCGACGAGACCGCGCCGCTCCCCGGCCACGCCGGCCTCGGGGTCCGTCCGTGA
- a CDS encoding DUF742 domain-containing protein → MAVTQDGPLLDDAAGRLIRPYTVSNGRTRPTAVLDLLSLVMATGTVPQTHLGPEHSVALGLCEGPTSVAEIAAHLKLPAVVTKVLLSDLVDCGAVTAHAPAFHDTPTDRHLLEAVLDGLRRQL, encoded by the coding sequence ATGGCGGTCACCCAGGACGGGCCGCTGCTCGACGACGCGGCGGGCCGCCTCATCCGCCCCTACACGGTGAGCAACGGCCGTACCCGTCCCACGGCCGTGCTCGACCTGCTGTCCCTGGTGATGGCCACCGGGACCGTTCCGCAGACCCACCTCGGCCCCGAGCACTCGGTGGCACTCGGGCTGTGCGAGGGACCCACATCGGTGGCCGAGATCGCCGCACACCTGAAGCTGCCCGCCGTCGTGACCAAGGTGCTCCTCTCGGACCTGGTCGACTGCGGCGCCGTCACCGCCCACGCGCCCGCCTTCCATGACACCCCCACCGACCGACATCTGCTGGAGGCAGTGCTCGATGGCTTACGACGACAGCTCTGA
- a CDS encoding alpha/beta hydrolase, protein MVSDHRPSRRNVIRAAGGLSAAMALGTAGLLASASPASAAGDGFGLRIVDRNESDPRMWYYRFATDAIGWNPGVNVLLPDGYHTSGRTYPVLYLFHGGGTDQDFITFDRMGIRAWTAGKPLIVVMPDGGHAGWYSNPVSSNTGPRNWETFHIAQLLPWIDANFRTYAEYDGRAVSGFSMGGFGALKYAAKYYGHFASVSAHSGPASLRRDAGLVTHWANVSSAAVELGGGSVYGMPLWDEARVSADNPVQRVESYRNKRVFLVAGTSPDPVNWFDQVNENQVLAGQREFRGLLGQAGIAHEWHEEPGGHFVRPALFTRDLDGIIGRLRKA, encoded by the coding sequence ATGGTGAGCGATCACCGCCCCAGCCGCAGGAACGTCATCAGGGCCGCCGGAGGACTCTCCGCGGCGATGGCCCTGGGGACCGCCGGCCTGCTCGCGTCGGCCTCGCCCGCCAGCGCGGCCGGCGACGGATTCGGACTGCGCATCGTGGACCGCAACGAGAGCGACCCGCGCATGTGGTACTACCGCTTCGCGACGGACGCGATCGGCTGGAACCCGGGCGTCAACGTCCTGCTCCCCGACGGCTACCACACGAGCGGCCGCACCTACCCGGTGCTCTACCTGTTCCACGGCGGCGGCACCGACCAGGACTTCATCACCTTCGACCGCATGGGCATCCGCGCCTGGACGGCCGGCAAGCCCCTCATCGTGGTGATGCCCGACGGCGGACACGCGGGCTGGTACTCCAACCCGGTCAGCTCCAACACCGGCCCGCGCAACTGGGAGACCTTCCACATCGCCCAGCTGCTCCCGTGGATCGACGCCAACTTCCGTACGTACGCCGAATACGACGGCCGGGCCGTCTCCGGGTTCTCCATGGGCGGGTTCGGCGCGCTGAAGTACGCGGCCAAGTACTACGGGCACTTCGCCTCCGTGAGCGCGCACTCCGGCCCGGCCAGCCTGCGCCGTGACGCCGGTCTGGTCACGCACTGGGCCAACGTCTCGTCGGCCGCGGTGGAGCTGGGCGGCGGCTCGGTCTACGGCATGCCGCTGTGGGACGAGGCCCGGGTCAGCGCCGACAACCCGGTCCAGCGCGTCGAGAGCTACCGCAACAAGCGGGTCTTCCTGGTCGCCGGCACCAGCCCCGACCCGGTCAACTGGTTCGACCAGGTCAACGAGAACCAGGTGCTCGCCGGACAGCGCGAATTCCGGGGACTGCTCGGGCAGGCCGGGATCGCTCACGAGTGGCACGAGGAACCCGGCGGGCACTTCGTCCGTCCCGCCCTGTTCACCCGCGACCTCGACGGAATCATCGGCAGGCTCCGCAAGGCGTAG
- a CDS encoding roadblock/LC7 domain-containing protein, producing the protein MATDMPSGQVSDLDWLLSGLVQRVPYTSSAVLLSADGLVKSLHGMDADSADHMAALAAGLYSLGRSAGARFGDNGEVRQVVVELDSTLLFVATAGSGTCLAVLAGRNADAAVLGYEMAMLVKSVRPYLTTPARQVAGMPGAAGL; encoded by the coding sequence ATGGCGACCGATATGCCGTCCGGTCAGGTCTCGGACCTCGACTGGTTGCTGAGCGGGCTGGTACAGCGTGTGCCGTACACCAGCAGCGCGGTCCTGCTCTCCGCCGACGGGCTGGTGAAATCCCTCCACGGCATGGACGCCGACAGCGCCGACCACATGGCGGCGCTGGCGGCCGGCCTGTACTCGCTGGGCCGCAGCGCCGGAGCCAGGTTCGGGGACAACGGAGAGGTCCGCCAGGTGGTCGTGGAGCTCGACTCGACGCTCCTGTTCGTGGCCACCGCCGGCTCCGGGACGTGTCTGGCCGTGCTCGCCGGACGCAACGCCGACGCCGCCGTGCTCGGCTACGAGATGGCCATGCTGGTCAAGAGTGTCCGGCCCTATCTCACGACACCCGCCAGACAGGTGGCCGGGATGCCGGGCGCCGCGGGGCTGTGA
- a CDS encoding sensor histidine kinase — protein MSQLRAPDARPDRREGGRHGRPGARSHSAAARPRAARPSPEARIRPQLLRTAVLPALAVALAGAAAVIFTARAGHARPSTELWTALGAAGALALASILAAFLAANRAATTVLGRCLALRRTSAQGQAELQRVVERLRNGEPVPVSRSPQPLAPGSDPFELLAQELGRQQEAAVAAVVHAAQLSENSGEDQKVEVFVNLARRLQSLVHREIQLLDELEHEVEDPDLLKGLFHVDHLATRIRRHAENLAVLGGAVSRRQWSNPVTMTEVLRSAIAEVEHYPRVKLVPPIYGTLRGHAVADVIHLLAELVENATVFSAPHTQVLMRAQHVTAGLALEVEDRGLGMPEDEQKRMNALLTDPDQVNVARLLQDGRIGLFVVASLARRHGIAVRLQSNIYGGTQAVLVLPQTLLGAEDDSSGPTADAPVPAPGPVHRPPPHEDTVAPRDPAPAPAPEPERRPYVPSRQLRLDRPPQQARRQDEAPPLPLRAERAATPAPADQAPPETAAVHGTMDRPQLPKRANQEHLVPQLREAPAPRPDDEPVLHDPGLVAAFRRGIDLAEARAESEAEPEPAPEAPAGATRTTTAARVGAPLQPLPVRGAAAPAHPHGAGAYPGDHDPLAANPTKE, from the coding sequence ATGTCTCAACTTCGCGCACCCGACGCGCGACCGGATCGACGAGAGGGCGGGCGGCACGGCCGACCGGGCGCCCGTTCCCACTCGGCCGCGGCCCGACCACGCGCCGCCCGGCCGTCCCCCGAGGCGCGCATACGCCCTCAACTCCTGCGCACCGCCGTGCTGCCGGCCCTCGCCGTCGCCCTGGCCGGCGCCGCGGCCGTCATCTTCACCGCCCGCGCGGGCCACGCCCGGCCGTCCACCGAACTCTGGACCGCGCTGGGCGCCGCCGGCGCGCTCGCCCTCGCCTCGATCCTCGCCGCCTTCCTCGCCGCCAACCGGGCCGCCACCACGGTTCTCGGCCGCTGCCTCGCGCTGCGCCGGACCAGCGCCCAGGGCCAGGCGGAGCTGCAACGCGTGGTGGAGCGGCTCCGCAACGGCGAGCCCGTCCCCGTCAGCCGCTCCCCGCAGCCCCTCGCACCCGGCAGCGACCCCTTCGAACTGCTCGCCCAGGAGCTCGGCCGCCAGCAGGAAGCCGCCGTGGCCGCCGTCGTCCACGCCGCACAGCTCTCCGAGAACAGCGGCGAGGACCAGAAGGTCGAGGTCTTCGTCAACCTCGCCCGCCGCCTCCAGTCGCTCGTGCACCGCGAGATCCAGCTGCTCGACGAGCTGGAGCACGAGGTCGAGGACCCGGACCTGCTCAAGGGCCTCTTCCACGTCGACCACCTGGCCACCCGCATCCGCCGGCACGCCGAGAACCTCGCCGTGCTCGGCGGCGCCGTCTCCCGCCGCCAGTGGAGCAACCCGGTCACCATGACCGAGGTACTGCGCTCGGCCATCGCCGAGGTCGAGCACTACCCGCGGGTCAAGCTCGTGCCCCCGATCTACGGCACCCTCCGCGGCCACGCCGTCGCCGACGTCATCCACCTGCTGGCCGAACTCGTGGAGAACGCCACCGTGTTCTCCGCCCCGCACACCCAGGTGCTGATGCGGGCCCAGCACGTCACCGCCGGGCTCGCCCTGGAGGTGGAGGACCGCGGACTGGGCATGCCGGAGGACGAGCAGAAGCGGATGAACGCCCTGCTCACCGACCCCGACCAGGTCAACGTCGCCCGCCTGCTCCAGGACGGCCGGATCGGGCTGTTCGTGGTGGCCTCGCTGGCCCGGCGGCACGGCATCGCCGTACGGCTCCAGAGCAACATCTACGGCGGCACCCAGGCCGTGCTCGTGCTGCCGCAGACCCTGCTCGGCGCCGAAGACGACTCCTCCGGCCCCACCGCCGACGCGCCGGTCCCGGCCCCCGGGCCGGTACACCGCCCGCCGCCCCACGAGGACACCGTCGCGCCCCGCGACCCGGCCCCGGCGCCCGCCCCCGAGCCGGAGCGCCGACCGTACGTCCCCAGCCGGCAGCTGAGGCTCGACCGCCCCCCGCAGCAGGCACGCCGCCAGGACGAGGCCCCACCGCTTCCCCTGCGCGCCGAACGGGCGGCGACGCCCGCCCCCGCCGACCAGGCCCCGCCCGAGACGGCTGCGGTCCACGGCACCATGGACCGGCCCCAGCTCCCCAAACGCGCCAACCAGGAGCACCTGGTCCCGCAGCTCAGGGAGGCCCCCGCCCCGCGGCCCGATGACGAGCCCGTCCTGCACGACCCCGGGCTCGTGGCCGCCTTCCGGCGCGGTATCGACCTCGCCGAGGCCCGCGCCGAGTCAGAGGCCGAGCCGGAGCCCGCACCGGAGGCGCCGGCCGGTGCCACCCGCACCACGACGGCCGCGCGGGTCGGGGCACCGCTCCAGCCGCTCCCCGTCCGGGGCGCGGCCGCGCCCGCGCACCCGCATGGTGCCGGGGCCTACCCCGGCGACCACGACCCCCTCGCAGCGAACCCCACCAAGGAGTAG
- a CDS encoding polysaccharide lyase 8 family protein: MQLNRRTLLAAGGGATVSAVLTAGPVRAAQPRPAKDATREAGQITDEDFDGLLSRAGTLLTGGAFDPADPDFATGLAALDDAADELWQTLDRGEERTALWPDLSPLTDPGNFGQSYTRLRTLATAWATPGTALSGRAETADALLRALRFAYDTAYHPTAPESGNWWFWEIGAPRALMDCCVLLRGRLAAADLADYLAVVDRFCPDADRRTNSPTLSETGANRTDKAVIVALRGLLGRDADKVAAARDALSDVRDAGRNSLFRYTTSGDGFYEDGSFVQHGEVAYTGSYGTVLLGGAAWLLSLLAGSPWAVTDPEVSVMYEAVERSFVPVVFDGLMMDAVRGRAVSRERAGDHRDGAAAVAAILLLATGAPAGPAGQWRSLVKGWLTRNRTTPFTSLADLPQLALAKAVLADRDIHAAPRTTGTFVFADMDRVVHRRPGWACTLSLSSKRISAYEAGNGENLHGWYTGDGMTYLYDGDDLGQYNDGFWPTVDPYRLPGTTVDTRPREDLGTGAGTSTYRPSNTVAGGAALDGRYGAAAMELIGAEGSSLRARKTWFLLDNTVVALGAGITAGDGYPVETVIDNRSLGAAGRNRLLVDGVPQRVEQGRAGAFGRARWAHIEGVGGYVLPGGTALRTLREERTGTWRAIDTGADTGGSTDPVTRRYLTLWLDHGPSPTDAGYAYVLLPGASAAATAVWSASRPVRIVANDATAQAVEDRRTGLTAVHFWGPGTAAGITASGPATVLVRRRGGRVSVAVADPGRTESSVTVRLPFAARAMARADDTVTLSPGRRPTLTVAVGGSRGHTHHAELVQ, translated from the coding sequence ATGCAGCTGAACCGAAGGACCCTTCTCGCTGCGGGCGGCGGCGCCACCGTGTCCGCAGTTCTCACGGCCGGTCCGGTCCGGGCGGCGCAGCCACGACCGGCGAAGGACGCGACGCGGGAGGCGGGGCAGATCACCGACGAGGACTTCGACGGGCTCCTGAGCCGGGCCGGGACCCTGCTCACCGGAGGCGCTTTCGACCCGGCCGACCCCGACTTCGCGACGGGCCTCGCCGCCCTGGACGACGCGGCGGACGAGCTGTGGCAGACCCTGGACCGAGGGGAGGAACGCACCGCGCTGTGGCCGGACCTCTCCCCCCTCACCGATCCGGGCAACTTCGGCCAGAGCTACACCCGGCTGCGCACCCTCGCCACCGCCTGGGCCACCCCCGGTACCGCGCTCTCCGGCCGGGCGGAAACCGCCGACGCACTTCTCCGGGCGCTGCGGTTCGCCTACGACACCGCCTACCACCCCACGGCCCCGGAGTCCGGCAACTGGTGGTTCTGGGAGATCGGAGCACCGCGCGCGCTGATGGACTGCTGCGTCCTGCTGCGCGGGCGCCTGGCCGCCGCCGATCTCGCGGACTATCTGGCGGTCGTGGACCGCTTCTGCCCGGACGCCGACCGCAGGACCAACTCCCCCACCCTGTCGGAGACCGGCGCCAACCGCACCGACAAGGCGGTGATCGTCGCGCTGCGCGGGCTGCTGGGCCGGGACGCGGACAAGGTCGCCGCCGCTCGCGACGCGCTCTCCGACGTCCGCGACGCGGGCCGCAACAGCCTGTTCCGCTATACGACTTCGGGCGACGGCTTCTACGAGGACGGTTCGTTCGTCCAGCACGGGGAGGTGGCCTACACCGGCTCGTACGGGACCGTGCTGCTCGGCGGCGCGGCCTGGCTGCTCTCGCTGCTCGCCGGTTCCCCGTGGGCCGTCACCGATCCTGAGGTCTCGGTGATGTACGAGGCCGTGGAGCGCAGCTTCGTCCCGGTGGTCTTCGACGGGCTGATGATGGACGCCGTGCGCGGCCGGGCGGTGTCCCGGGAGCGGGCGGGTGACCACCGGGACGGGGCGGCGGCCGTCGCCGCGATCCTGCTCCTCGCGACCGGCGCCCCGGCCGGCCCGGCAGGCCAATGGCGCTCGCTCGTCAAGGGCTGGCTCACCCGCAACCGCACCACCCCTTTCACCTCGCTCGCCGACCTCCCCCAACTCGCCCTGGCCAAGGCGGTCCTGGCCGACCGGGACATCCACGCGGCGCCGCGCACCACCGGCACCTTCGTCTTCGCCGACATGGACCGCGTTGTCCACCGCCGCCCCGGCTGGGCCTGCACCCTGTCGCTGTCCTCGAAGCGCATCTCCGCGTACGAGGCGGGCAACGGCGAGAACCTGCACGGCTGGTACACCGGCGACGGCATGACGTATCTGTACGACGGCGACGACCTCGGGCAGTACAACGACGGCTTCTGGCCGACCGTCGATCCGTACCGCCTCCCGGGCACCACGGTCGACACCCGCCCACGCGAGGACCTCGGCACCGGCGCCGGCACCTCCACCTACCGGCCGTCGAACACGGTGGCCGGCGGCGCCGCGCTGGACGGCCGGTACGGCGCGGCGGCGATGGAGCTGATCGGTGCCGAGGGCAGCAGCCTGCGGGCCAGGAAGACGTGGTTCCTCCTCGACAACACGGTCGTCGCGCTCGGCGCCGGCATCACCGCGGGCGACGGCTACCCGGTCGAGACGGTGATCGACAACCGCAGCCTCGGCGCGGCCGGCCGCAACCGCCTGCTCGTCGACGGTGTACCGCAGCGCGTGGAACAGGGCCGGGCCGGTGCGTTCGGCCGGGCCCGGTGGGCGCACATCGAGGGCGTCGGCGGCTATGTCCTGCCCGGTGGCACGGCCCTGCGCACGCTCCGCGAGGAGCGCACCGGCACCTGGCGGGCCATCGACACGGGCGCGGACACGGGTGGCAGCACCGACCCGGTCACCCGCCGCTACCTCACCCTCTGGCTCGACCACGGGCCGTCCCCTACGGACGCCGGATACGCCTATGTGCTGCTCCCCGGCGCCTCCGCCGCCGCCACCGCGGTGTGGTCGGCGTCCCGCCCGGTGCGGATCGTCGCCAACGACGCCACCGCCCAGGCCGTGGAGGACCGCAGGACCGGGCTGACCGCCGTGCACTTCTGGGGCCCCGGTACGGCGGCGGGCATCACCGCCTCCGGCCCGGCGACGGTCCTCGTGCGGCGGCGGGGCGGCCGGGTGTCCGTCGCGGTCGCCGACCCCGGCCGCACCGAGTCCTCGGTCACGGTCCGGCTGCCCTTCGCCGCACGCGCGATGGCCCGGGCGGACGACACCGTGACGCTCTCCCCGGGCCGCAGGCCCACACTCACCGTCGCCGTCGGCGGCTCCCGGGGCCACACCCACCACGCCGAACTCGTCCAGTGA
- a CDS encoding GAF domain-containing protein, which produces MIPHAAGRLLLTPVDGEAPVRTQRLRSLGLGERADASFDNFDAFADRVAEVTDVPFSMVNFIDGNRQFYAGLHTPAGTRKGSDLGATAAGSGRNGRYVALDHGYCPHVVVRRKALVLEDVCDYPRFAGNPVVDDIGIRSYLGAPLIDRTGIALGAVCAVDTVPRPWGRAGLDTIKSLAQELVGHLHRREDNAFGL; this is translated from the coding sequence GTGATCCCGCACGCCGCCGGACGGCTGCTGCTCACCCCCGTGGACGGCGAGGCGCCCGTCCGCACTCAGCGGCTGCGCAGCCTCGGCCTCGGGGAACGGGCCGACGCCTCGTTCGACAACTTCGACGCCTTCGCCGACCGGGTGGCCGAAGTGACGGACGTGCCGTTCTCGATGGTCAACTTCATCGACGGCAACCGCCAGTTCTACGCGGGGCTGCACACCCCGGCGGGCACCCGCAAGGGCTCGGACCTGGGCGCCACAGCGGCGGGCAGCGGCCGCAACGGCCGGTATGTGGCCCTCGACCACGGCTACTGCCCGCACGTGGTCGTCCGGCGCAAGGCGCTGGTCCTGGAGGACGTCTGCGACTACCCCAGGTTCGCCGGCAACCCGGTCGTGGACGACATAGGCATCCGCTCCTATCTGGGGGCGCCGCTGATCGACCGTACCGGGATCGCGCTGGGAGCCGTCTGCGCGGTGGACACCGTGCCCCGCCCGTGGGGAAGGGCCGGGCTCGACACCATCAAGTCCCTGGCGCAGGAGCTGGTCGGCCACCTCCACCGGAGGGAGGACAACGCCTTCGGACTCTGA
- a CDS encoding DUF2264 domain-containing protein, whose amino-acid sequence MSVAPHLHLPPTDRILSSRTGWTRAHWEVTADRMLDALTPYATPGFAQYRLPGRGSWSGVVSDGLEGFARSFLLAACRIAGAGGAVDPALTERYAAGLAAGTDPASGEAWPRLTDCSQQMVEAASVAVALHETRPWIWDRLDARVRERVVDWLSGFVGGRTWDNNWRLFQVVSEQFLASVGAPYSRSDIENGLDRIEDWYVGDGWYTDGSGRNFDYYIGWAMHLYPLLWARIAGPDGDGGRSAAYRQRLGRFLEDYPHFFGADGSPVHQGRSLCYRFAALAPVWMGALADCTPLAPGLTRRLASGALRHFAERGVPDERGLLTLGWYDTFLPATQPYSGPASPYWASKGFLGLLLPADHEVWTARELPLPVEESDTYTALPAPGWLLHGTRHDGLVRLVNHGSDHNPPAPDAEGPDADPDRGAGEDDPHYAKLAYSTATAPESAPHAHARDIDNHLALLAPDGTPSRRRRIHPLRCEDRVAASWSAARLPGDAHAYRIETTSVLHGPWEIRVHRAEAPEGAVVREGGHAVAHPRSPYASSGPDWALARTAEGLTSAVVGLYGWDGGADGAAVARDVESNAYGPHSAVPYLRSAPRPAGRSVHVTLVVLSRDRVHPEALRTAVRVRVDGDTVSLAFLDGRTVEV is encoded by the coding sequence ATGTCCGTCGCCCCGCATCTGCACCTGCCGCCCACCGACCGGATCCTGTCCTCCCGCACCGGCTGGACCAGGGCGCACTGGGAGGTGACGGCCGACCGGATGCTGGACGCGCTGACGCCGTACGCGACACCGGGGTTCGCCCAGTACCGGCTGCCCGGCCGGGGCAGCTGGTCCGGTGTGGTCTCCGACGGCCTGGAGGGATTCGCCCGGTCGTTCCTGCTCGCCGCCTGCCGGATCGCGGGCGCGGGCGGGGCGGTCGACCCCGCGCTGACCGAGCGGTACGCCGCCGGTCTCGCGGCCGGCACGGACCCGGCGAGCGGGGAGGCGTGGCCGCGCCTGACGGACTGCTCGCAGCAGATGGTGGAGGCCGCGTCGGTCGCGGTCGCCCTGCACGAGACCCGGCCGTGGATCTGGGACCGGCTCGACGCCCGGGTGCGGGAGCGCGTCGTCGACTGGCTCTCGGGCTTCGTCGGCGGCCGCACCTGGGACAACAACTGGCGCCTGTTCCAGGTGGTCTCGGAACAGTTCCTGGCGTCGGTCGGGGCCCCGTACAGCCGGTCCGACATCGAGAACGGACTCGACAGGATCGAGGACTGGTACGTCGGCGACGGCTGGTACACCGACGGCAGCGGCCGCAACTTCGACTACTACATCGGCTGGGCCATGCACCTGTACCCGCTGCTGTGGGCGCGGATCGCGGGCCCCGACGGCGACGGCGGCCGGTCCGCCGCCTACCGGCAGCGGCTCGGCCGGTTCCTGGAGGACTACCCGCACTTCTTCGGCGCCGACGGCTCCCCCGTCCATCAGGGCCGGTCCCTGTGCTACCGCTTCGCCGCGCTGGCCCCGGTCTGGATGGGCGCGCTCGCGGACTGCACCCCGCTCGCGCCGGGGCTGACCCGTCGCCTCGCCTCCGGGGCGCTGCGCCACTTCGCCGAGCGCGGGGTCCCCGACGAGCGGGGGCTGCTCACGCTCGGCTGGTACGACACCTTCCTCCCGGCCACCCAGCCCTACTCCGGTCCCGCGTCACCGTACTGGGCGAGCAAGGGGTTCCTCGGGCTGCTGCTCCCGGCCGACCACGAGGTGTGGACGGCGCGTGAACTCCCGCTGCCCGTCGAGGAGTCCGACACCTACACCGCACTGCCCGCCCCCGGCTGGCTGCTGCACGGGACCCGCCACGACGGGCTCGTCCGGCTGGTCAACCACGGCAGCGACCACAATCCGCCCGCCCCCGACGCCGAGGGGCCCGACGCCGACCCGGACCGGGGCGCCGGCGAGGACGACCCGCACTACGCGAAGCTGGCGTACTCGACGGCGACCGCCCCCGAGTCCGCCCCGCACGCCCACGCCCGCGACATCGACAACCACCTGGCGCTGCTCGCCCCGGACGGCACCCCTTCCCGGCGCCGCCGCATCCACCCGCTGCGCTGCGAGGACCGCGTCGCCGCCTCCTGGTCGGCGGCCCGGCTGCCGGGCGACGCGCACGCGTACCGGATCGAGACGACCAGCGTGCTGCACGGCCCGTGGGAGATCCGGGTCCACCGGGCCGAAGCCCCCGAGGGCGCGGTGGTCCGGGAAGGCGGTCACGCCGTGGCGCATCCGCGGAGCCCGTACGCCTCGTCGGGGCCCGACTGGGCCCTGGCCCGTACCGCGGAGGGGCTGACCAGTGCGGTGGTCGGGCTGTACGGCTGGGACGGCGGCGCTGACGGGGCCGCGGTGGCGCGCGACGTGGAGTCCAACGCGTACGGTCCCCACTCGGCCGTCCCGTATCTGCGCAGCGCTCCCCGCCCGGCCGGGCGGAGCGTCCATGTCACGCTCGTGGTGCTCTCCCGCGACCGCGTCCACCCGGAGGCGCTGCGCACGGCCGTACGGGTGCGGGTCGACGGGGACACGGTGTCGCTGGCCTTCCTGGACGGGCGCACGGTCGAGGTGTGA